DNA from Actinoplanes sp. SE50/110:
GAGCACGACGCCGGTCCCGGTGCGGCCGTAGTCCGTGCCCTCCTTGAACTCGGGGCCGGTGACGCTGGAGACGACCGGGCCGACGTTCCACGTGTTGCCGCCCGGCTTGACCGTGTCCAGCGAGTTGACCCAGGTCGGGTGGGTGTCGGTGGGCTCGGCGGAGGTGACGAACTTGGGCGCGCTCTCCAGGTCGGTGAGCTTCAGGTTGTCGATGTAGCCCCGGTAGCCGCCGGTGTTGGCGGCCTGGTCGTAGCCGACGTTGACACGCAGGATGGTCCGGCCGGCCGCGACCGCGCCGAGGTCGACCACGACGGTGTTCCAGGCGTCGAGCTTGAGCTTGCCGCACTGCCCGCCCGGGTGGATCGAGTTGCCGCGCTGGTCCTTGGCGCCGGAGTCACGCAGGTCGGGGTGGTCGGCGAAGATGATGTCGACCGCCACGCAGGTGCTGTTGATGCCGCTCACGTTCGGGTCGCCGGCGCTGCTCAGCGGGTAGATCTGGTACGACAGCTTGGTCGTCGGCCGGACCTTGACGTTGCTCAGCGAGTAGAGCGCGTTGTAGCTGTACGACGAGGTGGCGCTGTTGTCCTTGCCGGAGTAGAGCAGGAACTTGGTTCCGTCCGAGAACGACCGGACCCCGAGCTCCGCCTTGGTCAGGCCGGCGATGACACCGCCGATGTTCGTCGCGCCACCGCCGTTGGTGTCGACCGTGTCCTGCCAGTTGGGCCGGGGGTCGGTGGTCTCGAATCCGGAGGTGAAGTCCAGCCGGCGGTCCTTGGCGCGCGCCTCGTCCTGGCCCTTGAGCAGGAAGGTCTGCAGGGCGACCAGGGTGTTGGCGGCCAGTGCCGCCTGGGCCGCGGCGAGCAGGTTCGGCGAGAAGCCGTCGTGCTCGGCGGCGTCGCGGATCGGGATGACCCGGGCGTGGTAGCCGTCGCGTTCGATGACCGCGGCGGCGTCCTCGTCGCGCTTGTTGGCGGCGGCGCCGCCGGTGAAGATGAAGTCGCTGAGCGCCTTGTCGAGCTGGTCGTCGGGGGCGTTCAGGGCGACCTGGGAGGCCAGGGAGACCTCGGAGCCCTTGGCGTTGTTGTGGACGAACAGCACGAACTGCCGGTTCGGCGCGTTGACCAGCTCGTCGGTCACCTGCAGCAGCAGGAGCTGCAGCAGCGACTTCTTGGCGTCGGCGAGCTGCTTGGCGCGCAGCTGCGCGGCGAGCTGCTCGTCCGCCTTCGCGATCGCGTCGCGCATGTCCTGATCGGCGGCGGCGGCCGCGCCGGTGTTCAGGAAGGTGTCCCAGTCGGTCTGGGTGGTGCCGTCGGCGATCGCGGCCTGGGCGGTGGTCCAGACGTGGGTGCCGGCGGTGACCCGCTGCCAGACCGCGAAGATGAAGTCGCGGTCGTTCTTCTCGATCAGCGCGGTGTCGGACGAGTCGAGCCCGACGGTCACCGCGACCGAGCGCCGGCGGGCCTGCGCGGCCGTCTCGGCGATCTTGGCCTGGGCGTCGTCGTTGGCCGCCACGAAGATGCCGGTGACGATGAAGGTGTACGCCGCGCGCGGGTCGGACGACAGGTAGCTGCGCAGCGCCTCGGCCTTGACGTACGGCCCGGCCTCGGCGCGCTGGTAGAGGGCGAAGACGAAGCCCTGGTCGTTGAGGACGAGCAGGTCGACGCCCGGGTTGACGCCGATCGCGCCGGCGGCCTTGACCTTGTCCTCGTCGGTGGCGAGGTTCGTCGGGTCGGTGACCGAGGCGGCGGCCGCGGCCGGCGCGGCGGGTGCCGCCGTGGCGGGCGCGGCCGGTGCGACCAATATTCCGACAGCCAGGCCGGCTGCGAGCAGCCCAGCCTGCAGCTTTCTTGCAGACATACTTCCCCCGTGACTGGTGCCACCCGCGGAACACACGCGGGCCGTACGACCCGCGATGGCGAGTGGCCATCGAAGTGACGCTACATAGTGGTCATGCGTATCGGCGATTGTCGACCCCCGGGTCCGATTTGAGCGATCACGGCATGGTCATCGTCGTCACAAGATGACGACGAGGTGTCTTGAGGGCGACGATCCGCGCGATGGGGATACGTGGATGCATCGATCTCTGGTAAGACTGAGCGTGATCGTGGGGGCGATCAAGGGCTGACGCCCCCACCCCGGTTCCGGTCCGCGGGTCTCAGCAGCCGCAGGTCGCGCCGGCCGGAGCCGCGAGCTCATCGGCGGGCCGGGACCATTCGCCCTTCTCGTCCCGCACCGGGAAACCCTCCCGGACCCAGTACTCGTAGCCGCCGATCATCTCCTTCACCGCATACCCGAGCCTGGCGAACTCCAGCGCCGCCCGGGTCGCCCCGTTGCACCCCGGCCCCCAGCAGTAGGTGACCACCGTGCTCCCGGCCGGAACCAGCTCCGCCGCCAGCGCCGCGATCCGCCCGGTCGGCAGGTGCACCGCGGCCGGGATGTGCCCCTGCCGCCACGCCTCGTCACTGCGCGAGTCGACCACCACCAGCCCAGCGATGCCGTCCCTCAGGTCGGCGTGCACGTCGCTGACATCGGTCTCGAAAGCCAGCCGGCGGGAGAAGTGCGCGATCGCATCGGTGTTCGTCATGCCGTTGATCGTGCCGTCGCCACCCCGCCGACCCCAGTGGCGCTGATGCCATCCACCGCTAAGATCGCGCCATGCCTCCGCTCCCGGCCGCCGCCCCACCGGCGTCTTCACCATCGGAGTGCTCGCTCCCGATGCCGCGGCGGCGTGGGCCGTCGGTCACCGTGCTGGCTTTCGACGGCATGTCGATGTTCGAGCTCGGCATCGTCACCGAGGTCTTCGGCCTGCCCCGTCCCGAGTTCGACCGCCCCTGGTACGAGCTGACGATCTGCGCCGAAACCCCCGGCCCGGTCCGGGTGATCGGCGGTGCGGCCCTGCACACCGACCACGGTCTGGACACCTTCGCCGGCGGCGAGACGGTGATCGTCCCCGGGGTGCCCGACGTCCGGGCCGACCCGTCCCCGGCCCTGATCGGTGCCCTGCGCACCGCCCACGCCCGAGGCGCCCGCATCATGTCGATCTGCTCCGGCGCGTTCGCTCTGGCCGGCGCCGGCCTGCTCGACGGCCGCCGCGCCACCACCCACTGGCGGTACGCCGAAGCCCTCCGCACCCGGCACCCGTCCGTCCAGGTCGACGCGGACGTCCTCTACCTCGACGACGACGACGTGCTGACCAGCGCCGGCAGCGCCGCCGGCCTCGACCTGTGCCTGCACGTGGTGCGCCGCGACCACGGCCCGGCGATCGCCAACGCGGTCGCCCGCCGCCTCGTCGTCCAGCCGCACCGGGACGGCGGCCAGGCCCAGTTCATCGAGGCCCCGGTCCCGGACGACCCGGCCGACGACCGCCTGGCCCGCAGCATGCAGTGGGCGCTCACGCACCTGGCCGAGCCGATCAGCGTGGACGTTCTGGCCCGCCGGGCCCACATGTCCACCCGCACCTACCTACGCCACTTCACCCGAGCGACCGGTACCACCCCGATCCGCTGGCTGATCGCCCAGCGCATCCACGCCAGCCTGGCCCTGCTCGAAACCACCACCATCCCGATCGAAACACTGGCCGCCACCGTAGGCTTCGACGCGGCGGTCACCTTCCGCCACCACTTCGCCCACCTCATGCGCACGTCGCCCTCCGCGTACCGGAAAGCCTTCGCCCGCACACCACCGGTCACCTGACCGCGGCAGATGGGTCGGAAGCCGCCGGGTTTCTGGCCGCTGCCGGGGGCTGTTGCGCCGTGCCCGGGTTTCTGACCGCGGCTGGGAGTTGTTGCGCCGCTCCCGGGTTTCTGGCCGCTACCGGGGGCTATTGCGCCGCGCCCGGGCGCTCGTAGGTCAAACCGGCGAACAGCGCCCCGCCCCCGACGCGTGCGGCGAACAGGTAGCGCCCGTGCTTACCCGGATCGGTGCGGTAGCTCGTGAACACGCGCTCTGCGCCGTCCTTGCGTGCCAGGGCGGCCGGGCACGCCGTGGCGACCTGGGTCGCGGCCTCGTCCCCGATCCGGCTGGTCGTCCAGGTGGACAGCGCCGTGCAGGCGTCCGGCGTCGCCGGCGAAACCGACCAGACCACGGTGAATCCGTTGTCGCCGAGCAGCACCGGCCGCCCATCCCGCTGAGTCCAGGCGAAGCCCCCCGCGGCCGGCACCCCCGGATCCTGCGACAGCTGCCACCCGGCCGGCCCACCGAACGTCAACAGGCCGTCCAGCGCCGCATCCCGCTCGGCATCCGGCGACGACGGCCTGCTCTGAACCCAGGCCACCAAACCGATCACCGCCAGCGCGGCCACCCAGAGCGCGGTCACGATCGGC
Protein-coding regions in this window:
- a CDS encoding rhodanese-like domain-containing protein encodes the protein MTNTDAIAHFSRRLAFETDVSDVHADLRDGIAGLVVVDSRSDEAWRQGHIPAAVHLPTGRIAALAAELVPAGSTVVTYCWGPGCNGATRAALEFARLGYAVKEMIGGYEYWVREGFPVRDEKGEWSRPADELAAPAGATCGC
- the ftrA gene encoding transcriptional regulator FtrA, yielding MPRRRGPSVTVLAFDGMSMFELGIVTEVFGLPRPEFDRPWYELTICAETPGPVRVIGGAALHTDHGLDTFAGGETVIVPGVPDVRADPSPALIGALRTAHARGARIMSICSGAFALAGAGLLDGRRATTHWRYAEALRTRHPSVQVDADVLYLDDDDVLTSAGSAAGLDLCLHVVRRDHGPAIANAVARRLVVQPHRDGGQAQFIEAPVPDDPADDRLARSMQWALTHLAEPISVDVLARRAHMSTRTYLRHFTRATGTTPIRWLIAQRIHASLALLETTTIPIETLAATVGFDAAVTFRHHFAHLMRTSPSAYRKAFARTPPVT